From Aspergillus fumigatus Af293 chromosome 5, whole genome shotgun sequence, a single genomic window includes:
- a CDS encoding FAD-binding oxidoreductase — MSSARNFSVALRRARIPRPQCWLRPIIANRAAVPAARSFSVSSVVGGNTTREIKYTTNAYPELKRNPNFAEITEQDVKYFKDLLGAQSAVIDGVTADATDDIEPFNADWMRKYRGHTKLVLKPQNKEEVSQVLKYCNEKKLAVVPQGGNTGLVGGSVPVFDEIVINTSRMNKIRSFDEASGVLVVDAGVILEVADQYLAERDHLFPLDLGAKGSCHVGGNVATNAGGLRLLRYGSLHGNVLGLEAVLADGTIVDSLSTLRKNNTGYDLKQLFIGSEGTIGIITGVAILCPPRPKAVNVAYFGLESYDQVRQAYKEAKGHLSEILSAFELMDGRSQKLVHESTGSKYPLEGEYPFYCLVETSGSNAEHDMEKLEGFLEHIMGEGIVADGVLAQDETQFQSIWRWREGITEALSHLGGTYKYDVSIPLPELYQLVEDCRERLTTMGFVGDDDSFPVRAVVGYGHMGDSNLHLNISVRQYNKEVEKAIEPWVYEWIQKRNGSISAEHGLGLAKKEFIGYSQNDTMLKLMKQLKTLYDPHGIMNPYKYI, encoded by the exons ATGTCGAGTGCCAGAAATTTTTCAGTTGCCCTCCGACGGGCTCGTATACCCAGGCCTCAGTGTTGGTTGCGCCCCATCATCGCCAACCGTGCTGCTGTGCCGGCCGCAAGATCTTTCAGTGTCAGCTCCGTTGTCGGAGGGAATACAACAAGAGAAATCAAGTACACCACCAACGCCTACCCCGAACTGAAACGCAACCCCAATTTCGCCGAGATCACGGAACAGGATGTAAAGTACTTCAAGGATCTGCTTGGCGCTCAGTCGGCTGTGATTGATGGCGTGACAGCAGACGCTACGGACGATATCGAACCCTTTAATGCCGACTGGATGCGCAAATACCGCGGTCACACAAAGCTAGTCCTCAAGCCGCAGAACAAGGAGGAGGTTAGCCAGGTCTTAAAATACTgcaatgagaagaagctggctgtTGTTCCCCAGGGAGGTAATACAGGGTTGGTGGGGGGTTCCGTGCCTGTATTCGACGAGATCGTTATCAATACCTCACGCATGAACAAGATTCGCTCTTTCGATGAGGCCTCTGGTGTGCTGGTCGTCGATGCGGGTGTTATCCTCGAGGTAGCCGATCAATACCTTGCGGAGCGCGACCACTTGTTCCCCTTGGATTTGGGTGCAAAGGGTTCGTGCCATGTCGGAGGGAACGTCGCGACCAACGCGGGAGGACTCCGTCTGCTGCGTTACGGCAGTCTTCACGGCAACGTGCTTGGTCTTGAAGCGGTCCTGGCGGATGGCACTATCGTCGACTCCCTCTCCACCTTGCGAAAGAACAACACAGGCTATGATCTGAAGCAGTTGTTCATCGGCTCTGAAGGTACAATTGGCATTATCACCGGCGTCGCCATCTTGTGCCCCCCTCGGCCCAAGGCAGTCAATGTGGCCTACTTCGGTCTCGAAAGCTATGACCAGGTTCGCCAGGCTTACAAGGAGGCCAAGGGTCATCTCTCCGAGATCTTGTCCGCCTTTGAGCTGATGGACGGACGCAGTCAGAAACTCGTTCACGAGTCGACCGGTTCAAAGTACCCGCTAGAAGGGGAGTACCCTTTCTACTGCCTCGTCGAGACCAGTGGTTCCAATGCCGAGCATGACATGGAGAAATTGGAAGGCTTCTTGGAGCATATCATGGGTGAGGGAATCGTCGCCGATGGTGTTCTGGCCCAAGACGAGACGCAATTCCAGTCTATCTGGCGGTGGCGCGAGGGCATCACGGAAGCTCTGAGCCACCTCGGCGGTACCTACAAGTATGACGTCTCTATTCCCCTGCCCGAATTGTACCAGCTAGTGGAAGACTGCCGTGAGCGCTTGACGACGATGGGATTcgtgggcgatgatgattCGTTCCCGGTCCGAGCCGTTGTTGGCTATGGCCATATGGGCGACTCAAATCTCCACTTGAACATTTCTGTCAGGCAGTACAACAAGGAGGTTGAGAAGGCCATTGAGCCTTGGGTATATGAGTGGATCCAGAAGCGCAATGGCAGCATCAGCGCTGAGCATGGATTGGGCCTTGCCAAGAAGGAGTTCATCGGGTACAGCCAAAATGACACCATGCTCAAGTTgatgaagcagctgaagaCCTTGTACGATCCG CATGGGATCATGAACCCTTACAAGTACATTTAG